One Coffea arabica cultivar ET-39 chromosome 5c, Coffea Arabica ET-39 HiFi, whole genome shotgun sequence DNA window includes the following coding sequences:
- the LOC113689316 gene encoding uncharacterized protein isoform X1, translating into MGSSSKGKRKVTTSTGIRAFFKGGRDTSQPTIKACLQSKEKWENTDMAIALWFYDACIPINAVNSPFFQKAIDQIASMGHGYKGPSYHSLRVNLLRNAKRDVKLVVDSFRSTWAEIGCTIMGDGWKDTRQRSLINFLVYCPKGISFIKSVDASDIVTSAENLCNLFAEIVEMVGSNNVVHLVTDNASNYKAAGSLLSERYPNICWSPCPAHCINLILKDIGEMYDIKALVSLASTVTVFIYNHKFTLNWLRKTAGWKEIIRPSDTRFATTFIALKSLHDHKDSLQSLVTSGDYKKFLRIEKGKDVKQIVLDERFWNNCLIMVRIMGPIIRLLRICDTDERPSLGYVYEGMFRAINGIC; encoded by the coding sequence ATGGGTTCATCTAGTAAAGGAAAGAGAAAGGTCACTACATCAACAGGTATACGTGCTTTTTTTAAAGGTGGGCGTGATACTTCTCAACCAACCATTAAAGCTTGTTTGCAAAGTAAGGAAAAATGGGAAAATACGGACATGGCTATTGCTCTTTGGTTTTATGATGCTTGCATTCCTATAAATGCTGTTAActctccattttttcaaaaagctATTGATCAAATAGCATCAATGGGTCATGGTTACAAAGGTCCATCCTATCATTCTTTGAGGGTTAACTTGTTGCGAAATGCCAAGAGAGATGTGAAATTAGTTGTTGATTCTTTTAGAAGTACTTGGGCAGAAATTGGTTGCACTATAATGGGTGATGGATGGAAAGACACTAGGCAAAGAtcattgattaattttttggtttattgtCCTAAGGGTATTTCTTTCATTAAATCTGTGGATGCATCTGATATTGtaacaagtgcagaaaattTGTGTAATTTATTTGCTGAAATTGTTGAGATGGTTGGTTCAAATAATGTGGTGCACTTAGTTACTGATAATGCTAGCAATTATAAAGCTGCTGGGTCTTTGTTAAGTGAAAGATATCCGAACATTTGTTGGTCACCGTGTCCTGCACACTGCatcaatttgattttgaaagaCATTGGTGAAATGTATGATATAAAAGCTTTGGTGTCTCTTGCTTCAACGGTGACTGTTTTTATCTACAATCATAAGTTCACTTTGAATTGGTTAAGAAAGACTGCAGGGTGGAAAGAAATTATTCGTCCCAGTGACACTCGATTTGCAACTACCTTTATTGCATTAAAAAGTTTGCATGATCATAAGGATAGTTTGCAATCTTTGGTTACTAGTGGGGATTACAAAAAATTTCTGagaatagaaaaaggaaaagatgtgAAGCAAATCGTTTTGGATGAAAGGTTTTGGAATAACTGTTTGATTATGGTGAGAATAATGGGCCCTATCATTCGTTTATTGCGTATTTGTGACACTGATGAAAGGCCTTCATTGGGTTATGTTTATGAAGGCATGTTTAGAGCAATAAATGGCatctgttga